The Candidatus Methylomirabilota bacterium genome contains the following window.
AGCGCTCGATGCACGTCACCTCGGTGCCGGGGATCCGGCGCAGCACGTCCGCCGACTTGGTGCCCATGTTCTGCGCCCGGAGGTGGCAAGGCACGTGGTAGGCGATCGGGCCGGCCGGCCGCTGGAAGCCGGTGTCCAGGTGGCCGGCCGCGGCGAGCTGGGCCAGGTACTCGAAGAGGTCGCGCGTGTGCGACGCGACGAGCTTCGCCTCCTCGGAGCCGTCGAGCCACGGGTACTCCTGCTTGAGCATGTAGCTGCAGGTCGGGCCCGGCACGACGATCTCGCGCCCCTCGCGCACGGCGGCGGCGAGCGTCCGCACGTTGTCGCGGATGAGCGCGCGTGCCTCATCCATCGCCCCGCCGTCGAGATAGGGCATGCCGCAGCAGCGCTGGTCGGGCAGGCTGACGTCGACTCGGTTGCGCTCGAGGACCTGGACCGCCGCGCGTCCCACCGCCGGGTCCTGGTATTCGACGGTGCACGTCGCGAAGAACGCCACCTTCAGCTCGCGCCCGCCGGCGCCCCCGGGGGGGCGGGACCGGAACCAGCGGCTGAACGTCCGGCGGTGGAAGCGCGGGAGGCGGCGAGCCTTGTGGATCCCCGTGATGGCCTGCAGCAGAGCGCGGTGGGCGCTCCACTGGGCCATCCAGTTGCTGAGCGGCGCCGTCAGGCTGCCGAGCCTGCCCACCAGGGCGGTGTTTCCCAGGATGCGGTCCTGGCGGGTGACGCCGCTCCGGCGCGCCTCGGCGGCGCGGGCCCGGAGCATGAGCCGCG
Protein-coding sequences here:
- a CDS encoding anaerobic glycerol-3-phosphate dehydrogenase subunit C; the protein is MSKLDIRSAEFWDLSKVEGEFRRVADICNGCRRCLPLCPSFKVLFDRLDVEAVDGDAEKLPKRDLKEVVDLCYQCKLCFNHCPYTPPHRWEVDFPRLMLRARAAEARRSGVTRQDRILGNTALVGRLGSLTAPLSNWMAQWSAHRALLQAITGIHKARRLPRFHRRTFSRWFRSRPPGGAGGRELKVAFFATCTVEYQDPAVGRAAVQVLERNRVDVSLPDQRCCGMPYLDGGAMDEARALIRDNVRTLAAAVREGREIVVPGPTCSYMLKQEYPWLDGSEEAKLVASHTRDLFEYLAQLAAAGHLDTGFQRPAGPIAYHVPCHLRAQNMGTKSADVLRRIPGTEVTCIERCSAVDGTWGLKKEYYELSLKLARPLFDAIAVTGAATCATDCPLAALQIAEGTGRTPRHPIQILAAAYGIDAEP